In Papaver somniferum cultivar HN1 chromosome 1, ASM357369v1, whole genome shotgun sequence, a genomic segment contains:
- the LOC113324761 gene encoding uclacyanin-3-like has protein sequence MATPSIITTATLIVLLLLAPAVRAVDYPVSWTLGTSYEDWDSDKTLFPGDTITFSYGPAHSLSVVKKDTYDNCGSDAIKSFSDGSSTVPLVAGTMYFICPEGNHCANGMKLSVKVGNAGPPKNHTSPPVDAPSPVTPKLARSTGAATSNCNLNFMVIGGSLLLAHLFAFLG, from the exons ATGGCAACTCCTAGTATTATTACTACCGCAACCCTAATTGTTCTTCTGTTGCTAGCTCCCGCTGTTCGTGCTGTGGATTATCCAGTCTCTTGGACCTTAGGCACCAGTTATGAAGATTGGGATTCAGACAAAACTTTATTCCCCGGTGACACAATAA CTTTTTCATATGGGCCTGCACATTCACTAAGTGTCGTAAAGAAGGATACGTACGACAACTGCGGTTCAGATGCCATAAAGTCTTTCAGCGATGGAAGTAGCACAGTTCCTTTGGTAGCAGGAACCATGTATTTCATATGCCCAGAAGGTAATCATTGTGCTAATGGAATGAAATTGTCCGTCAAAGTTGGCAATGCGGGGCCTCCGAAAAATCATACATCACCACCTGTAGATGCTCCCAGCCCTGTTACCCCAAAACTAGCGAGGAGCACTGGTGCAGCAACTAGCAACTGCAACTTGAATTTTATGGTGATTGGAGGTTCACTATTATTGGCTCATTTGTTCGCATTTTTGGGCTAG